The DNA sequence AGCTTCCTATAATACCTCCGGTGACCGCTCTTGGATTGAATGCTCCATATACTATGCTACTTAAAACTTCCGGTACTCTTGAGATATTCAATATTACAACTCCAAATGCCAATACCACATAGATAAGTGCCATAAATGGAACCAGCTTTTCTGTAACTGAACCTATTCTTTTGATACCTCCAAGTAAAACCATTCCCACAAGTATGGTTACTATGATTCCTATAGTTAGATTTATCATCTCATGTCCACCCGGTTTTACTATGCCATAGCCCTCAAGGGCAACATTTATAGCAGCTGTAATAGTATTTACCTGTGTAGCATTTCCGGTTCCAAATACTGTAAGTACACCGAAAGTTGCAAATAAATAAGCCAAAAACAGCCATTTTTTTGAAAGACCGTTTTGAATATAATACATCGGACCTCCGACAAGTTCTCCATGCTTATTTTTCTTTCGATAATACACTGCCAAAGTCACCTCTGTAAACTTCGTGCACATTCCAAGTATTGCAGAGACCCACATCCAAAATACACTTCCCGGACCGCCTATTGATATAGCACCGGCTACTCCTGCTATATTTCCTGTACCGACTGTAGCTGCAAGTGCTGTAGTTGCCGCCTGAAATGGTGACAATGCACCATCTGCAATATCTCGTTTTTTGAAAATCCTACCTACAGTGGTTTTCATTATATATCTGAACTTTCTTATCTGTAAAAATCCCATTCTCACACTCAGATATACACCAACCCCCATCAGAGCTATCATAGCAGGTACACCCCATATAAACCCATTTATAGTAGAGTTTAACTTTGAAATTGTCTCAATCATATTTCCCTCTCATTTATATTTATTTTATTAAATCCTTAATTACCTCTCCGGATATTATAAGTCCTACTACTGAAGGTACAAATGCCACAGAACCCGGTATTGATCTTCTTTTGCTATGTGTTCTGTCTGCACCCGGTAAATTACTACCGTCCACATTTTTTATATTTTCATTTTCTATAGGTACAAGAGCTTCCTCTTTGGAGTATACCACCTTAAGCTTTTTTATATTCCTTTTTTTCAGTTCTCTTCTCATAACCTTTGCCAGTGGACATACACTGGTCTTATATATATCACTTACTTCAAATGCTGTAGGATCCAGCTTATTTCCTGCTCCCATACTGCTTATTATCTTTACATTACTTTCATTTGCCTGCATAACAAGATTTATTTTTGCGGTAACAGTGTCGACTGCATCTATAACATAATCATACTGTGAAAAATCAAACTCAGCCGCATTCTCAGGTAGATAGAAGCATTTATATGTGTTTACCTTACAGTCTGGATTTATACTTAATATCCTTTCTTTTGCCACATCTACCTTATATTTTCCGATGCTTGTCATATCGGCTATTATCTGTCTGTTGATATTTGAAAGACAGACCCTGTCATCATCTATAATATCTATTGCTCCAACTCCGGACCTTGCCAAAGCTTCCACACTGTATCCACCTACTCCACCTACTCCAAATACTGCAACTCTTGAATTCTTCAGCTTTTCCATGGCCTCAGATCCAAGCAAAAGTTGTGTTCTTGCAAATTGTTCCATATATTATTAGATATATCTATCCTCTCATTATTTTTACGCTATCAAGCAAGTTTATATTTTAAAATGATAATTGTCAATAAATATCCTTTTATTTGAATTACCTTGAAAATTAAATTAAAAAAGATTGCGAAAATAGTATTATTTTCACAATCTCTTTTGTATGTTTAAAGTATGACATCCTGCTTTATAATGTCCATCAGTGCTTCTCCGTCACAGGCAAATACTATATCCTCAGCTTTAATATCTGTATAGATGGCTGTTGTCATTACCCTCTCACCATCACCTACAAAAACTTCACAGCTGTAGCGATCAAGTACCAGACGAAGTCTTATACTTTCATCCTCACTATCCGGTACTAACATTCTTCTTTGATGTAAAATAGCTCTTCTTGAACCCGAGAATTTTCTGTCTATCTTTAGTATATTCTCATATGGTCTAAAGCTCAATGAAGTATACAATTTATCTTTCTTTGCGAAATATATTGTAAATTTATAATATGGATCTTTTATATCTTTAGCCCTGATTCTAATCTGCAAGTCCAAGGTTCTGCCCTTTATACCTTCAAGTTGCAGCTCTCCACTGTTTTTATCAACTTCCACATCCTTGTACTCTACCTTATTCTTTAAGCAGGCTTCATACTCACTTGCAGGCCTTTGATAAAGTCTATTGTTCTCGATCCATATTTCTCTCGGTAATGACATCTGTCCTGCCCAAACTTCATCATGTGCTCGTATAGCACAGGCATCCCAGTTTTGCATCCAACCGATCATTACTCTTTTTCCATCCTGTTTTAACACTGTCTGATGTGCATAGAAGTCTATTCCATAGTCTGCTGACTGACTGTATTGCTCATGGAATATACCTTTTTCTTTATCAAACTCTCCTATTATACACATATTTCCATTGCCATTGTGATATTCAAATCCTTCCGGCAACATATCCTGTGGACTCATCAAAAGTACATCTTTACCATTAAGTTTGAAAAAGTCCGGACACTCCCACATTTTGCCGAAGCGATTTTTATTTTCATCAAGTGTACTGAAATATTTCCAGGAAAATGCATCTTCACTTCTAAACAGTAGTATCTGACCGCTACCGTCAGCACTTCTATTACCCACTACTGCCCAGTATATTCCTTCATCATCTCTCCAAATCTTTGGATCTCGGAAATCTATCTTGCTTGCACCTTCAGGTAAATCAGCTTCCGTCAACACCGGATTATGCTCGTATTTTACATAATTAAGCCCGTCACCTACCGCTATACACTGGGTTTGGCAATCCACCAAATCTCCCTCTTCATTTTCAACCCTGGTTACACCAGTATACATCAAAAGATGTCTGCCGTCTTCAAGCTCAATCGCACTACCTGAAAAGCATCCGAATTCGTCATATGGCATATCAGGTGCAATCGCCGCCGGTAGGTATTCCCAATGAATCAAATCACTACTTGTAGCATGTCCCCAGTGCATAGGTCCCCATTGAGAATTGTAAGGGTGATATTGGTAAAACATATGATACTGACCCTTATAAAAGGATAACCCATTAGGATCATTCATCCATCCCACATATGGACTTAGGTGAAATGCCGGTCGCATATCCCCCACTATTTTTTTTGAATGTTCCTTTTCATATGCTCTTGCCTTTTCCAGTTTTAAACTCATGTTTTCTCCTTTTATTGTCCCAGTGCTGCAAAGTAATTATCTAAATATGATTGATATATCTCTAAAAATCTTTGCAATCCATAGGCATCAAGTTTTTTAATGTATTCATTCCAATCCGCATCACTCATTCCGTTCATTATCCAGTCGGATTTCTTTGTATTGATCTCTTTTTTGATATCTGCCAAAAGATTGGATATTTCTTCTGTATCCTGTTGTGACATAAACACATTCGGATAAACATATTCTGTGTGCATATCAGGTGTGTAGATGTCCTTGATCCAATCCAGTCTATACTGTGCATCATCAGGAGTAGTTACATAAACATTGTAATACTCATTTAAAATAGCCAGTGGACCACCTACACTCTGTGCCTCTCTCACTTCTACCGGTGATACATCTCCTAAAGGAAGGTGCTTTAACATAGGATCTCCTTTTGAGTTGGTAGACATTTCAAATATATTGAATTTATCAGTTTCTCCATAAGTACCCCAGTTGTTCTGTGGTGACTGCAAAGGTGCATACATCTGATCAAGCCAGCTACATACCAAAGCCGGGTGCTTTGCAAGTGCTGTAACTACACAACGACCACGATCAAATCCACTTGTGAACGAACCGTTTTGTGGTGTAATATTTCTTGTATCTGCTGTAAGAGCCGGGAGTGGAACCCAATCTTTTAAATTATCAATATTTGCAACATCCCAGCTAAAGCAAACTCCGTATCTTCCGGATTTTCCTTTGGACACATATGTTGACCACTCCTGTGTAAAGCATTCAGGATCTATCAGCCCCTTAGCATACAACTCATGTAACCACTTAATACCTTCTTTATACCCCTCCTGTGTTGCCGCACTGATAACTTTTTTATCATCTGTCACTGCAATATGGCGGTCTTTATCAGCATCACCATATCCTTCTCCAAAGCCGTTGATCAAAATAGCCGGATCCTGATCACCATTGTTTAT is a window from the Lachnoanaerobaculum umeaense genome containing:
- a CDS encoding glycoside hydrolase family 32 protein: MSLKLEKARAYEKEHSKKIVGDMRPAFHLSPYVGWMNDPNGLSFYKGQYHMFYQYHPYNSQWGPMHWGHATSSDLIHWEYLPAAIAPDMPYDEFGCFSGSAIELEDGRHLLMYTGVTRVENEEGDLVDCQTQCIAVGDGLNYVKYEHNPVLTEADLPEGASKIDFRDPKIWRDDEGIYWAVVGNRSADGSGQILLFRSEDAFSWKYFSTLDENKNRFGKMWECPDFFKLNGKDVLLMSPQDMLPEGFEYHNGNGNMCIIGEFDKEKGIFHEQYSQSADYGIDFYAHQTVLKQDGKRVMIGWMQNWDACAIRAHDEVWAGQMSLPREIWIENNRLYQRPASEYEACLKNKVEYKDVEVDKNSGELQLEGIKGRTLDLQIRIRAKDIKDPYYKFTIYFAKKDKLYTSLSFRPYENILKIDRKFSGSRRAILHQRRMLVPDSEDESIRLRLVLDRYSCEVFVGDGERVMTTAIYTDIKAEDIVFACDGEALMDIIKQDVIL
- a CDS encoding alanine/glycine:cation symporter family protein, with translation MIETISKLNSTINGFIWGVPAMIALMGVGVYLSVRMGFLQIRKFRYIMKTTVGRIFKKRDIADGALSPFQAATTALAATVGTGNIAGVAGAISIGGPGSVFWMWVSAILGMCTKFTEVTLAVYYRKKNKHGELVGGPMYYIQNGLSKKWLFLAYLFATFGVLTVFGTGNATQVNTITAAINVALEGYGIVKPGGHEMINLTIGIIVTILVGMVLLGGIKRIGSVTEKLVPFMALIYVVLAFGVVILNISRVPEVLSSIVYGAFNPRAVTGGIIGSFFISMKKGVSRGIFSNEAGLGTGPIAHASADTGKPVKQGFFGIFEVFADTIVICTLTALVILCSGVNIPFGSPAGAELTIGGFIKAYGNGVSIFTAIAMCSFAFSTIIGWGLYGARCIEFLFNEKIIKPFMVVYSLMAIVGATMDLGLLWDISDTFNGLMAIPNLIALFLLANVVVKLTKEYFETEGKEK
- a CDS encoding tRNA threonylcarbamoyladenosine dehydratase, whose product is MEQFARTQLLLGSEAMEKLKNSRVAVFGVGGVGGYSVEALARSGVGAIDIIDDDRVCLSNINRQIIADMTSIGKYKVDVAKERILSINPDCKVNTYKCFYLPENAAEFDFSQYDYVIDAVDTVTAKINLVMQANESNVKIISSMGAGNKLDPTAFEVSDIYKTSVCPLAKVMRRELKKRNIKKLKVVYSKEEALVPIENENIKNVDGSNLPGADRTHSKRRSIPGSVAFVPSVVGLIISGEVIKDLIK
- a CDS encoding extracellular solute-binding protein, producing MIKKIYKKTMVLLTVAAVAFTTTGCGELFFGYNQTDTNQALDESYTFPLKEKETITGLISYPTASEPNPNKRAIFERLEEATNVHVDWTAIPTDQWGDKIALQMVNYKTLQDFVFSGGFSDSNLLKYADQGVIIPLEDYIDKDMPNLKKVFEKYPEYRAMVTATDGHIYSLPWIEQLGEGKTAIQTVGGMSYINKKWLDFLGLEVPTDIKSFENVLQQFKDHASEIQSEFNIEGSIIPMSCIINNGDQDPAILINGFGEGYGDADKDRHIAVTDDKKVISAATQEGYKEGIKWLHELYAKGLIDPECFTQEWSTYVSKGKSGRYGVCFSWDVANIDNLKDWVPLPALTADTRNITPQNGSFTSGFDRGRCVVTALAKHPALVCSWLDQMYAPLQSPQNNWGTYGETDKFNIFEMSTNSKGDPMLKHLPLGDVSPVEVREAQSVGGPLAILNEYYNVYVTTPDDAQYRLDWIKDIYTPDMHTEYVYPNVFMSQQDTEEISNLLADIKKEINTKKSDWIMNGMSDADWNEYIKKLDAYGLQRFLEIYQSYLDNYFAALGQ